A single Deinococcus radiopugnans ATCC 19172 DNA region contains:
- a CDS encoding efflux RND transporter periplasmic adaptor subunit — protein sequence MTTTSTPARGQAARPRRWPLFVLGALLLGSVGGGVYLARTGAETAVTAPTVTTATVQRGQVRISVNGPGTLEAGATRTVGADQAGTVGAVPPVGERVTKGQLLTRLSSDAVEQNVQTAQLNLDKARASLDATRANQASSAAGRGSSVSSAGNSVLGAQQTLAEAQRTLDGQRQLHAIGALSDADLNAAQATVTKAQLALDSARASLSAAQTQSSTGASSDAENLRGAQIAVQQAQTALETAQQSRASLKLYAPISGVVSTVSADAGTVVNSGTTILTILDDSTLNLPVQIDETEIAGVQAGQTAEVTLDAYDGQTFTGKVARVSPGATQSSGISVFTATVTLPNPDGQLRSGMTAEAEIIQSQERGLIVPSKAIQTVRNRSYVEVPGATPDAEPERVRVMAGATDGTNTVITEGLEAGQDVIVPGSARGTSTSGGSGSPRTNNSGFGGGPPGGFGGAP from the coding sequence GTGACCACCACGTCCACCCCTGCGCGCGGCCAGGCGGCGCGGCCCCGGCGCTGGCCGCTGTTCGTCCTGGGGGCGCTGCTGCTGGGCAGCGTGGGCGGCGGCGTGTACCTGGCGCGGACGGGCGCCGAGACCGCCGTGACCGCGCCCACCGTGACCACCGCGACGGTGCAGCGCGGCCAGGTGCGCATCAGCGTCAACGGCCCCGGCACGCTGGAGGCCGGGGCCACCCGCACGGTGGGGGCCGATCAGGCGGGCACGGTGGGGGCCGTGCCGCCGGTGGGCGAGCGCGTCACGAAAGGGCAGCTGCTGACCCGTCTGAGCAGCGACGCGGTGGAACAGAATGTCCAGACCGCCCAGCTGAATCTGGACAAGGCCCGCGCCAGCCTGGACGCCACCCGTGCGAACCAGGCCAGCAGCGCGGCGGGGCGCGGCAGCAGCGTGAGCAGCGCCGGGAACAGCGTCTTGGGGGCGCAGCAGACCCTGGCCGAGGCGCAGCGCACCCTGGACGGGCAGCGGCAACTGCACGCCATCGGCGCGCTGTCCGACGCCGATCTGAACGCCGCGCAGGCCACGGTCACGAAAGCGCAGCTCGCGCTGGACAGTGCCCGCGCGTCCCTGAGCGCCGCCCAGACCCAGAGCAGCACCGGGGCCAGCAGCGACGCCGAGAACCTGCGTGGCGCGCAGATCGCCGTGCAGCAGGCCCAGACTGCGCTGGAAACCGCGCAGCAGTCGCGTGCCAGCCTCAAGCTGTACGCGCCGATCAGCGGCGTGGTCAGCACGGTGAGCGCCGACGCGGGCACCGTGGTGAACAGCGGCACCACCATCCTGACCATCCTGGACGACAGCACCCTGAACCTGCCGGTGCAGATCGACGAAACCGAGATCGCGGGGGTGCAGGCCGGGCAGACGGCGGAGGTCACGCTGGACGCCTACGACGGCCAGACCTTTACCGGCAAGGTGGCGCGCGTGTCGCCGGGGGCCACGCAGTCCAGCGGCATCAGCGTGTTCACCGCCACCGTCACGCTGCCCAATCCGGACGGCCAGCTCAGGAGCGGCATGACCGCCGAGGCCGAGATCATCCAGAGCCAGGAACGCGGCCTGATCGTGCCTAGCAAGGCCATCCAGACGGTCAGGAACCGCAGTTACGTGGAGGTGCCGGGCGCCACGCCGGACGCGGAGCCGGAACGCGTGCGCGTCATGGCGGGCGCCACCGACGGCACGAATACCGTGATCACCGAGGGCCTAGAAGCCGGGCAGGACGTGATCGTGCCGGGCAGCGCGCGCGGGACATCCACTTCTGGCGGTTCTGGTTCTCCCCGCACCAACAACAGCGGCTTCGGCGGAGGCCCTCCCGGCGGCTTCGGAGGCGCACCGTGA
- a CDS encoding Uma2 family endonuclease, producing MSDPAFKAMSVEEYLRTEELSPYKREYVGGFVYPLHGQAGASRSHSLIGGNIFAALHAAARKADCRVHQSDMRLSLEGSSTFFYPDVMAVCDRDSGTRMAETSPCLLVEVLSPSTAAHDRVGKYGMYTAIPSLQTYLIVEQEERRVYAYTRQGQTWALAELSGQGQVEIACLGHTLTLDEIYAGVL from the coding sequence ATGTCTGATCCGGCCTTCAAAGCGATGAGCGTTGAAGAGTACCTCCGCACCGAGGAACTCAGCCCGTACAAGCGCGAGTACGTGGGAGGTTTCGTGTACCCGCTGCACGGGCAGGCGGGAGCGAGCAGGTCTCATTCTCTGATCGGTGGCAATATTTTTGCGGCGCTTCATGCGGCAGCCCGGAAAGCTGATTGCCGAGTTCATCAGTCCGATATGCGCCTGAGCCTGGAGGGCAGCAGCACGTTCTTTTACCCGGACGTGATGGCGGTGTGCGACAGGGACAGTGGAACCCGGATGGCCGAAACGTCGCCCTGCTTGCTGGTGGAAGTCCTGTCGCCCAGCACCGCCGCGCATGACCGGGTGGGCAAGTACGGCATGTACACCGCCATTCCCAGCCTGCAAACCTACCTGATCGTGGAACAGGAGGAACGGCGGGTCTACGCCTACACGCGCCAGGGCCAGACCTGGGCGCTGGCCGAGCTGAGTGGGCAGGGCCAAGTGGAGATCGCCTGCCTGGGCCACACGCTCACGCTGGACGAGATCTACGCCGGGGTGCTGTAG
- a CDS encoding nitronate monooxygenase: MTTSAAPAPRTPALPQIIQGGMGVGISHWGLAQAVSRIGQLGIVSCTGIDNVLVRRLQDGDEGGHVRRALGHYPNQARAEKVIRMYFLEGGREPGQAYRRVPLPTVTKHGAAWELGVMGSFVEVFLAREGHDNPVGVNLLTKLQLHTVPALYGAMLAGADTVIMGAGIPREIPGVLDAFAAGGQASIKLDVKGGDAAVLNFDPAEYGLERRQLPRPKFYPIVTSHILAGVLMKKASGSVEGFVIEGPTAGGHNAPPRGTPTFDESGQPIYGERDIADLDEMKKLGLPFWLAGSRATPEALQEALSRGAAGIQVGTLFAYCADSGLRNDLREEVHVQTKNGGVDVYTDPLASPTGFPFKVVQMDDTLARPELYAARPRVCDIGYLREAYAAEDGKTGLRCAAEPVDAYVAKGGKIEDTVGRKCLCNALMTDAGYAQVQKGGYVEDSLMTSGDSLNDIAAWPLGYRAEDVVKFLLGRYTPGA; encoded by the coding sequence ATGACCACCTCCGCCGCCCCCGCGCCCCGCACACCCGCCCTGCCGCAGATCATCCAGGGCGGCATGGGCGTGGGCATCTCGCACTGGGGGCTGGCGCAGGCCGTGTCCCGGATCGGGCAACTGGGCATCGTGTCGTGTACCGGCATCGACAACGTGCTGGTGCGCCGCCTGCAGGACGGCGACGAGGGCGGGCATGTGCGCCGCGCCCTTGGGCACTACCCCAACCAGGCACGCGCCGAGAAGGTTATCCGGATGTATTTCCTGGAAGGCGGGCGCGAGCCGGGCCAGGCCTACCGCCGCGTGCCGCTACCCACCGTCACCAAGCACGGCGCAGCCTGGGAACTGGGCGTGATGGGCAGCTTCGTGGAGGTCTTTCTGGCCCGCGAGGGCCACGACAACCCGGTGGGCGTCAACCTGCTGACCAAGCTGCAACTGCATACCGTCCCGGCGCTGTACGGCGCGATGCTGGCCGGGGCCGACACCGTGATCATGGGTGCGGGCATTCCCCGTGAGATTCCCGGCGTGCTGGACGCGTTCGCAGCGGGCGGGCAGGCCTCGATCAAGCTGGACGTGAAGGGCGGGGACGCCGCCGTCCTGAATTTCGATCCCGCCGAGTACGGGCTGGAACGGCGGCAGTTGCCACGCCCGAAGTTCTACCCGATTGTCACCTCGCACATTCTGGCCGGGGTGCTGATGAAAAAGGCCAGCGGATCGGTGGAGGGGTTTGTCATTGAAGGTCCCACCGCCGGGGGCCACAACGCCCCGCCGCGCGGCACCCCCACCTTTGACGAGTCCGGCCAGCCGATCTACGGCGAGCGCGACATTGCCGATCTGGACGAGATGAAGAAGCTGGGCCTCCCCTTCTGGCTGGCCGGCAGCCGCGCCACCCCCGAAGCGTTGCAGGAAGCGCTCTCACGCGGCGCGGCGGGCATTCAGGTGGGCACGCTGTTTGCCTACTGCGCCGACAGCGGCCTGCGGAACGATCTGCGCGAGGAAGTGCATGTGCAGACCAAGAATGGCGGCGTGGACGTGTACACCGATCCGCTGGCCTCGCCCACCGGCTTCCCGTTCAAGGTGGTGCAGATGGATGACACGCTGGCCCGCCCGGAGCTGTACGCGGCCCGCCCGCGTGTGTGCGACATCGGCTATCTGCGCGAGGCCTACGCCGCAGAAGACGGCAAGACCGGCCTGCGCTGCGCCGCCGAACCCGTAGACGCCTACGTCGCCAAGGGCGGCAAGATCGAGGACACCGTGGGCCGCAAATGCCTGTGCAACGCCCTGATGACCGACGCCGGCTACGCCCAGGTCCAGAAGGGCGGCTACGTGGAAGATTCGCTGATGACCAGCGGCGACAGCCTGAACGACATCGCCGCGTGGCCTTTGGGATACAGGGCAGAGGATGTGGTGAAGTTCTTGCTGGGGCGGTACACGCCAGGGGCATAA
- a CDS encoding ABC transporter ATP-binding protein, translating into MQATRPVGSAPPVVDLRGIRKVYEQGDVVFEALKGVDVQIGQGEMVALMGPSGSGKTTLMQIIGLLDRPSAGSYALGGRDVTTLSENERAEARNTDIGFVFQAFHLLPRLNLLENVEVPLTYAGVPAAERRERALDVLRRVGLEDKARNLPSQISGGQKQRVAVARALAGSPRLLLADEPTGNLDTRTGEEVMALFGELHAEGTTVVLVTHEPEIGAYAERIIRVRDGLMESDTRQTPRRAGG; encoded by the coding sequence ATGCAGGCGACGCGGCCGGTGGGTTCAGCGCCGCCCGTCGTGGACTTGCGCGGTATCCGCAAGGTCTACGAGCAGGGCGACGTGGTCTTCGAGGCCCTGAAAGGCGTGGACGTGCAGATCGGCCAGGGCGAGATGGTGGCCCTGATGGGGCCTTCGGGCAGCGGCAAGACCACGCTGATGCAGATCATCGGCCTGTTAGACCGCCCCAGCGCGGGCAGCTACGCCCTGGGCGGGCGCGACGTGACCACCCTGTCCGAGAACGAACGCGCCGAGGCCCGCAACACCGACATCGGCTTCGTGTTTCAGGCGTTTCACCTGCTGCCCCGGCTGAACCTGCTGGAAAACGTGGAGGTGCCGCTGACCTACGCCGGGGTGCCCGCCGCCGAGCGCCGCGAACGCGCCCTGGACGTGCTGCGCCGCGTGGGCCTGGAGGACAAGGCCCGCAACCTGCCCAGCCAGATCAGCGGCGGGCAGAAACAGCGCGTGGCGGTGGCCCGCGCCCTGGCCGGCAGTCCCCGCCTGCTGCTGGCCGACGAACCCACCGGCAACCTGGACACCCGCACGGGTGAGGAGGTCATGGCCCTGTTCGGTGAACTGCACGCCGAGGGCACCACGGTGGTGCTGGTCACGCACGAGCCGGAAATCGGGGCCTACGCCGAGCGAATCATCCGTGTGCGCGACGGCCTGATGGAATCCGATACGCGGCAGACCCCCCGACGGGCGGGCGGATGA
- a CDS encoding TolC family protein, with product MPAALAQGAPAVTASAAVTAALTNNADVKTAQANLDKAQAANRAAQADPSALVAAKLSASGGQAQAQAALRGARLNTLQSTVTAYTALLEAQENVALQTLQVSVDSKAVQVAQVKQGIGNATALDVNNAQNTLSGSQQNLADAKAQVGLASARLSTLTGLGGGVRAAGVATVPKLSTTLSRLQAGLGTLTSQVSANNDLAAAQLNVKLADNDFTPARTLQDARTALANAQRGVDSAAKSAAQALASAYQTAQNSAELLGVAQAREAAALKTYTQDAARLKSGTISPVELQTSQLSLKKAQFARLQAQDNVLEALAALSVASGQNLTGIGGAL from the coding sequence TTGCCCGCTGCCCTGGCGCAGGGTGCGCCCGCCGTGACGGCCAGCGCCGCCGTGACCGCCGCCCTGACCAACAACGCCGACGTGAAGACCGCGCAGGCCAATCTGGACAAGGCGCAGGCGGCCAACCGCGCCGCGCAGGCCGATCCCAGCGCGCTGGTGGCCGCCAAGCTGAGCGCGTCGGGCGGTCAGGCCCAGGCCCAGGCGGCGCTGCGCGGCGCGCGGCTCAACACCCTGCAAAGCACGGTCACGGCCTACACGGCGCTGCTGGAGGCGCAGGAGAACGTGGCGCTGCAGACCCTGCAGGTTTCGGTGGACAGCAAGGCGGTGCAGGTGGCGCAGGTCAAGCAGGGCATCGGCAACGCCACCGCGCTGGACGTGAACAATGCCCAGAACACGCTGTCGGGCAGCCAGCAGAACCTGGCAGATGCCAAAGCCCAGGTGGGCCTCGCCAGCGCGCGGCTGTCCACCCTGACCGGGCTGGGGGGCGGCGTACGGGCCGCCGGGGTGGCCACCGTGCCCAAGCTCAGCACCACCCTGAGCCGGTTGCAGGCGGGCCTGGGCACGCTGACCTCGCAGGTGTCGGCGAACAACGATCTGGCCGCCGCGCAGTTGAACGTCAAGCTGGCCGACAACGACTTCACCCCGGCCCGCACGCTGCAGGACGCCCGCACCGCCCTGGCGAACGCGCAGCGGGGCGTGGACAGCGCCGCCAAGAGTGCCGCGCAGGCCCTTGCCAGCGCATACCAGACAGCCCAAAACAGCGCCGAACTGCTGGGCGTAGCGCAGGCGCGTGAGGCGGCGGCCCTCAAGACCTACACCCAGGACGCCGCCCGCCTCAAGAGCGGCACCATCAGCCCGGTGGAATTGCAGACCTCGCAATTGAGCCTGAAAAAGGCGCAGTTCGCCCGCCTGCAGGCCCAGGACAACGTGCTGGAGGCCCTGGCCGCCCTGTCCGTCGCCAGCGGGCAGAACCTGACCGGCATCGGCGGGGCGCTGTGA
- a CDS encoding ABC transporter permease: protein MTTTSDLKREATPTAPASPPLRRGIGLGGAFTIAWRAIIGTPMRSVLTALGVIIGVAAVVALTAIGQGSTAGVTDRLESLGTNLLTVQSARGGGGGSLVRGGPRQTITVKDAEALAAAFGDRVSGVAPTVNSNVQAKLGRVNTQASVVGTWPAYAAVRNSPVEAGDYFTQADVDGRKRTAVIGHQVLVDLWGEGAADTDALNQKIRLGSVTFTVVGVLPDKGNSGFGNANSQVLIPLSTFLQRFSRTNSAGGQPTVSNVYLSASNAKDLTQLQTDVTDLLSVRHEQTDPENLDFQVQNQADSLASLNAITSTLTILVGAIAGISLLVGGIGIMNIMLVSVTERTREIGVRKALGAKPRDILTQFLVEASLLSIGGGVIGLGLGVAAAYAGNFFGIAPVFSATPIVVAFIFSALVGIFFGYYPAARAARLDPVDSLRYE from the coding sequence ATGACGACTACCTCTGACCTGAAGCGTGAGGCGACGCCCACAGCACCGGCCTCTCCACCTCTGCGGCGCGGCATCGGTCTGGGCGGGGCCTTCACGATTGCGTGGCGGGCGATCATCGGCACGCCCATGCGCAGCGTCCTGACCGCGCTGGGCGTGATCATCGGCGTGGCGGCGGTGGTGGCGCTGACCGCCATCGGCCAGGGCAGCACGGCGGGCGTGACAGACCGGCTGGAATCGCTGGGCACCAACCTGCTGACCGTCCAGAGCGCGCGTGGCGGCGGGGGCGGCAGTCTGGTGCGCGGCGGCCCGCGCCAGACCATCACCGTCAAGGACGCCGAGGCGCTGGCCGCTGCTTTCGGAGACCGCGTGTCCGGCGTGGCCCCCACCGTCAACAGCAACGTGCAGGCCAAGCTGGGCCGCGTCAACACCCAGGCCAGCGTGGTGGGCACCTGGCCGGCCTACGCGGCGGTGCGCAACAGCCCCGTCGAGGCCGGCGACTACTTCACGCAGGCCGACGTGGACGGCCGCAAACGCACGGCAGTCATCGGTCACCAGGTGCTGGTGGACTTGTGGGGCGAGGGTGCGGCGGACACGGACGCCCTGAACCAGAAGATCCGCCTGGGCAGCGTGACCTTCACGGTGGTGGGCGTGCTGCCCGACAAGGGCAACAGCGGCTTCGGCAACGCCAACAGTCAGGTGCTGATCCCGCTGAGCACCTTCCTCCAGCGCTTCTCGCGCACCAACAGCGCGGGCGGACAGCCCACCGTCAGCAACGTCTACCTCTCGGCCAGCAACGCCAAAGACCTGACCCAACTTCAGACCGACGTGACCGATCTGCTCAGCGTGCGCCACGAGCAGACCGATCCTGAGAATCTGGACTTTCAGGTGCAGAACCAGGCCGACAGCCTCGCCAGCCTGAACGCCATCACCTCCACACTGACCATTCTGGTGGGGGCCATCGCAGGCATCAGCCTGCTGGTGGGCGGCATCGGGATCATGAACATCATGCTGGTCTCGGTCACCGAGCGCACCCGCGAGATCGGCGTCCGCAAGGCGCTGGGGGCCAAGCCGCGCGACATCCTCACGCAGTTTCTGGTGGAGGCCAGCCTGCTGTCCATCGGCGGCGGCGTCATCGGTCTGGGCCTGGGCGTCGCGGCGGCCTACGCGGGCAACTTCTTTGGCATCGCGCCGGTCTTCAGCGCCACGCCCATCGTCGTCGCGTTCATCTTCAGCGCCCTGGTGGGCATCTTCTTCGGCTACTACCCGGCGGCGCGGGCCGCGCGCCTGGATCCGGTGGACAGCCTCAGGTACGAGTGA
- a CDS encoding RNHCP domain-containing protein — MTDTAGRRFTVQGTNNAFVCRNCGAEVLPLTNGSVRNHCPACLHSLHVDVLPGDRASTCHGLLVPVGAEQSGKKGWILVHQCQKCGFTGRNRAALDDARQPDDWDALIALTTRR, encoded by the coding sequence GTGACCGACACGGCGGGCCGCCGCTTTACCGTGCAGGGCACCAACAACGCCTTCGTGTGCCGCAACTGCGGCGCGGAGGTCTTGCCGCTGACCAACGGCAGCGTCCGCAACCACTGCCCCGCGTGCCTGCACAGCCTGCACGTGGACGTGCTGCCGGGTGACCGCGCCAGCACCTGCCACGGCCTGCTGGTGCCGGTGGGCGCGGAGCAGAGCGGCAAGAAGGGCTGGATTCTGGTGCACCAGTGCCAGAAGTGCGGCTTCACGGGCCGCAACCGCGCCGCCCTGGACGATGCCCGGCAGCCGGACGACTGGGACGCGCTGATCGCGCTGACCACGCGGCGATAG
- the purD gene encoding phosphoribosylamine--glycine ligase, giving the protein MRVLVIGGGGREHAIVHACARQGHTVLCTPGNPGIAELAQVLDSPQDADALAELAVREAADVVIVGPEAYLAAGVVDACTARGVPAFGPTAAASRLEGDKGWSKAFMRRHGIPTAHHQTFDDLDAALAHLDTQSTPTVIKDAALRAGKGVTIAHTQAEAGAALRDIFSVPDACAVIEDFMTGQEVSVLALTDGVAFALTPPSQDHKTIFEGDIGPMTGGMGVICPFPLSDADLAAIRERVIAPTLAGMRAEGLPFCGVLYAGLMLTPDGPKVVEFNARFGDPEAEAVLPLLQSDLAQHCLDAARGQLEPQTVRFSDDASAVVILAAPGYPGDPLRGVRLGLPDVGEDEIIYHAGTRELDGGLQSSGGRVLAVTAVAPTLNTALARAYALADRVEFEGAQLRRDIGGRIGARAGEA; this is encoded by the coding sequence TTGAGGGTGCTGGTGATCGGCGGCGGCGGGCGTGAACACGCCATCGTGCACGCCTGCGCCCGGCAGGGGCATACGGTGCTGTGTACCCCCGGCAACCCCGGCATTGCGGAGCTGGCCCAGGTGCTGGACAGCCCCCAGGACGCCGACGCGCTGGCCGAACTGGCGGTGCGCGAGGCGGCGGACGTGGTGATCGTCGGCCCGGAGGCGTACCTGGCGGCCGGGGTGGTGGACGCCTGCACGGCGCGCGGCGTGCCCGCCTTCGGCCCCACGGCGGCGGCCAGCCGATTGGAAGGCGACAAGGGCTGGAGCAAGGCGTTCATGCGGCGGCACGGGATTCCCACCGCGCACCATCAGACTTTCGATGATCTGGATGCGGCGCTGGCCCATCTGGACACCCAGTCCACCCCCACCGTGATCAAGGACGCCGCGTTGCGGGCGGGCAAGGGTGTCACGATTGCTCACACCCAGGCCGAGGCGGGAGCGGCCCTGCGCGACATCTTCAGCGTGCCGGACGCCTGCGCGGTCATTGAGGACTTCATGACCGGGCAGGAGGTGTCGGTGCTGGCCCTGACCGACGGCGTGGCGTTTGCCCTGACTCCGCCCAGCCAGGATCACAAGACCATCTTCGAGGGCGACATCGGCCCCATGACCGGCGGCATGGGCGTGATCTGTCCTTTCCCGCTGTCGGACGCTGATCTGGCGGCCATCCGGGAGCGCGTCATCGCCCCCACCCTGGCCGGCATGCGCGCCGAGGGGCTGCCGTTCTGCGGCGTGCTGTACGCCGGGTTGATGCTCACGCCGGACGGCCCGAAGGTGGTGGAATTCAACGCCCGCTTCGGTGACCCGGAGGCCGAGGCCGTACTGCCCCTCCTGCAAAGTGACCTCGCCCAGCATTGCCTGGACGCGGCGCGGGGCCAGTTGGAGCCGCAGACCGTCCGCTTCAGCGACGATGCCAGCGCGGTGGTCATTCTGGCGGCCCCCGGCTACCCCGGCGATCCGCTGCGCGGCGTGCGGCTGGGCCTGCCGGACGTGGGTGAAGACGAGATCATCTACCACGCCGGAACCCGCGAGTTGGACGGCGGGTTGCAGAGCAGCGGCGGACGCGTGCTGGCCGTCACGGCGGTGGCCCCGACGCTGAACACGGCCCTGGCGCGGGCCTACGCGCTGGCCGACCGGGTGGAGTTCGAGGGCGCGCAGCTGCGGCGCGACATTGGGGGCCGGATTGGGGCGCGTGCGGGAGAAGCGTGA
- the rimO gene encoding 30S ribosomal protein S12 methylthiotransferase RimO, with protein MTQTVDSPAIVNKQTVGIQNVGSRKVGFISLGCPKALVDSERILTQLRVEGYEVASSYEGADAVIVNTCGFITPAVEESLSAIGEALEATGRVIVTGCLGERPDKILERHPKVAAITGSEAVDDVMMHVRELLPIETDEFTGVLPVAAPGMRPEREVTKHGDVFAPTIKLTPRHYAYVKIAEGCNHTCAFCIIPKLRGLQVSRDAGAVLYEAFRLIAGGTKELMVISQDTSAYGVDVRYRESEFQGEQVRAHLTDLAVKLGEMGAWVRMHYVYPYPHVDKIVELMAQGKILPYLDVPLQHASPRILRLMRRPGAGKQLDTIRRWRTICPELTIRSTFIVGFPGETEEEFGELLTFLEDARLDRVGAFAYSDVEEADANALPDPVPDDVKQERLARFMEVAQRISTERLAEKVGRVMDVIVDEFNDDEGDAPGTRLIGRTKGDAPGIDGQVYLFAGDFAGQVKIGDIVRARIEDSDEYDLFGEVVERPEWRPNVPQLGHFGGHH; from the coding sequence ATGACTCAAACAGTAGATTCGCCCGCGATTGTCAATAAACAAACAGTGGGCATCCAAAACGTGGGAAGCCGCAAGGTGGGTTTCATCAGCCTGGGCTGCCCCAAGGCGCTGGTGGACAGCGAACGCATCCTGACGCAACTGCGGGTGGAGGGTTACGAGGTGGCGAGCAGCTACGAGGGCGCGGACGCCGTGATCGTCAACACCTGCGGCTTCATCACGCCCGCCGTGGAGGAATCCCTGAGCGCCATCGGCGAGGCGCTGGAGGCCACGGGCCGCGTGATCGTCACCGGCTGCCTGGGCGAGCGCCCCGACAAGATTCTGGAACGCCACCCCAAAGTCGCCGCCATCACCGGCAGCGAGGCGGTGGACGACGTGATGATGCACGTGCGCGAGCTGCTGCCCATCGAAACCGACGAGTTTACCGGTGTGTTGCCCGTCGCGGCCCCCGGCATGCGCCCCGAGCGTGAGGTCACCAAGCACGGCGACGTGTTCGCCCCCACCATCAAGCTGACGCCCCGGCACTACGCCTACGTCAAGATCGCCGAGGGCTGCAACCACACCTGCGCGTTCTGCATCATTCCCAAACTGCGCGGCCTTCAGGTCTCGCGCGACGCGGGCGCGGTGCTGTACGAGGCCTTCCGCCTGATCGCAGGCGGCACCAAAGAGCTGATGGTGATCTCGCAGGACACCAGCGCCTACGGCGTGGACGTGCGTTACCGCGAGTCCGAGTTCCAGGGCGAACAGGTCCGCGCCCACCTGACCGATCTGGCCGTCAAGCTGGGCGAGATGGGCGCATGGGTGCGGATGCACTACGTCTACCCGTACCCGCATGTCGATAAAATCGTGGAGCTGATGGCGCAGGGCAAGATCCTGCCGTACCTGGACGTGCCGCTGCAACACGCCTCGCCGCGCATCCTGCGGCTGATGCGGCGGCCCGGCGCGGGCAAGCAGCTGGACACCATCCGGCGCTGGCGCACCATCTGCCCCGAACTGACCATCCGCAGCACCTTTATCGTCGGCTTTCCCGGCGAGACCGAGGAAGAATTCGGCGAGCTGCTGACCTTTTTAGAGGACGCGAGGCTAGACCGCGTGGGGGCCTTCGCCTACTCGGATGTAGAGGAGGCCGACGCCAACGCCCTGCCGGACCCCGTGCCGGACGACGTGAAGCAGGAGCGGCTGGCCCGCTTTATGGAAGTCGCCCAGCGTATCAGCACCGAGCGGCTGGCCGAGAAGGTGGGCCGCGTGATGGACGTGATCGTGGATGAATTCAACGACGATGAGGGCGACGCGCCGGGCACTCGCCTGATCGGGCGTACCAAGGGCGACGCGCCCGGCATCGACGGTCAGGTCTACCTGTTCGCGGGCGACTTCGCGGGTCAGGTGAAGATTGGCGACATCGTGCGCGCCCGAATCGAGGACAGCGACGAATACGATCTATTCGGGGAAGTGGTGGAACGGCCAGAGTGGAGGCCGAACGTGCCGCAATTGGGGCATTTCGGGGGGCATCACTGA
- a CDS encoding MBL fold metallo-hydrolase, which produces MSAAPGGVQTVDLNFQATPGVIAAYLLDTGDGLAVVDTGPGSTLPALTAGIEALGATLNDVRHLLLTHIHFDHAGAAGTILSRVPEARAYVHERGAKHLASPERLVASATQIYGDAMERLWGEMLPIPPEKLTVLAGGETFRIGDLSVDALYTPGHAVHHLAYHVGPELFVGDVGGVRLDTHQTPRAPTPPPDIDLEAWRQSVAALRGRDAQTLHLAHYGSYAHDAAHWDGLLDKMELDAGRIHAGMEAGQDFEAISKGYTKVLMQELLAEGEDLPARYNFACPPWMSVQGLMRYWQKKAVRSS; this is translated from the coding sequence GTGAGCGCCGCGCCGGGCGGGGTGCAGACCGTGGACCTGAACTTTCAGGCCACCCCCGGCGTGATCGCCGCCTACCTCCTGGACACCGGCGATGGGCTGGCGGTGGTGGACACCGGCCCTGGCAGTACCCTGCCTGCGCTGACGGCAGGCATCGAGGCGCTGGGCGCCACGCTGAACGACGTGCGCCACCTGCTGCTCACGCATATTCACTTTGACCACGCCGGGGCCGCCGGAACGATCCTGTCTCGGGTGCCGGAGGCGCGGGCCTACGTCCACGAGCGCGGCGCCAAACATTTGGCAAGCCCCGAACGGCTGGTGGCCAGCGCCACCCAGATCTACGGCGACGCGATGGAGCGTCTGTGGGGCGAGATGCTTCCCATCCCCCCCGAAAAACTGACCGTGCTGGCGGGCGGCGAGACCTTCCGCATCGGTGACCTGAGCGTCGACGCGCTGTACACGCCGGGCCATGCGGTTCACCATCTGGCCTACCACGTCGGGCCGGAGCTGTTCGTGGGCGATGTGGGTGGCGTGCGCCTGGACACGCACCAGACCCCGCGTGCGCCCACGCCGCCGCCGGACATCGATCTGGAGGCGTGGCGGCAGAGCGTGGCGGCGCTGCGCGGGCGCGACGCCCAGACCCTGCATCTGGCCCACTACGGCAGTTATGCCCATGACGCGGCCCACTGGGACGGCCTGCTGGACAAGATGGAACTGGACGCCGGGCGCATCCACGCCGGGATGGAGGCGGGCCAGGACTTCGAGGCGATCTCGAAGGGGTACACCAAAGTCCTGATGCAGGAACTGCTGGCAGAGGGGGAAGACCTGCCCGCCCGCTACAACTTCGCCTGCCCGCCGTGGATGAGCGTGCAGGGGCTGATGCGCTACTGGCAGAAGAAAGCGGTGCGTTCGTCTTGA